The Arachis ipaensis cultivar K30076 chromosome B05, Araip1.1, whole genome shotgun sequence nucleotide sequence GGAAAAAGGATTTTCAGTCTCAATACTGTTTCAAATAAAGTCAACACAAGTGTACACACACACATCATTTCGTCAATAAGATCCAGATACAAGAAATTCAATTagtaccaaaaaataaaaataaaaaaaatctcataTGCTTTACATTAACATAGAACGGCTATTTTGAGATTCATTCAAGCCAACAATCAATCTGCATGTGAGACCATAGGATTTGGTGGATTTCCTTGTTGGTAGGCATTAATAATGAGAATAATGTGATTCTCTActttcagataaaaaaaaaaagaaaaaaagcaagtgCATAAAGACTATAAGCAATCACTATAACAATTAAACTTCACTTCATTTCTATAGACTAATCAAATAACTAATGCCTAATTATTCAATTATCATGAATGAATGTTCTTCTGCATTCTCCTAGTATCCTATTTTTAAGAAGTTGCTTTACAATTCAACTCTGAATCTAATATTTTTATgcagagaagaaaaaaagaaggaatGACAAGAGATATTAGTGATCAAAGCAGTTCTAGCCCTGCTTTAACACCTTCAATCATAGAATAATTCAAATGCCAAAACATATATAATACTAATAATGAATGAAAATAGAACTAGATATGTGAAAATACATGAATTCGGTATGAAAAAAGAAccaaatacataaaagcaatcgAAAAGACGAAATGTGCTAACACTTCATAATATCCTCATAAGTCTCAATGAAAGCAATACATATATGCTATGATTCAGACATTATATCAAACATGTATTGGGCAGCTACATCTAACCAACCTATGCTGCACCAAATCGAAATGTATAGAGCAAAACATAGCAAAaaacatttaattaattaaaatatgacTGAGATAAGAATGCTAAACATTACGtacatttaattaattattattaccaTTGGCATATGAGAAGGAGACAGAGCAAGATTGAGAGATTCAGAGCACTGAGAGTGAAAGTGAGAGTGAGAACATGCAATGCTTACGGAGAGATCTTCTGGCGTGGAGAACTGGTGGCAACCGGTGGGCTTGCTCTTGAATTTTCCCCTTTTCATCGCATTTCCGATTCAATCACTCACGCACACTACGATCAGATTAGAATAATGCAACTCTTCTTCTGCACGTaattttttggaacaaaattaaaaagaaatcggAACAAACATGAAACGAAAATGAAATAATCAGAATTGAGAATAATCAAACCCTAGAATTAGATTGAGATTGAGAAAGGTTTCAAGGAGAACAAATCACGAtacagagaaagaggaagaggaagagattGTGATGGAGAATGGTTTTTTTATTCTTGATTTCAAAGGAAACAATGATTGTGAGCACCGATTGAAAGCATGAGCGAGAAAACATGCAACGGTTCGCGAGAGGGTTTCTGGGAGAGTATGAATCCTAGTGTGTTTAGGAATAGGAATTGGTAAcagttctttaaattttttaagaaaattaaatatatttactaACGTTTTATGGTAAAtgttatctaaaatatattttatctataatgctaacattttaacaaatgttaaGAGACAAATGTTACTAAATATATAAAATGTAGTAGTGAGAATAATAGtgatcagaaaaaaaaaatcctcaTGTGAAACCAACAATGATCAATCCTCTTTCTCTTCATTGCTCGTCACCTTGACTTGTGCGCGGATGAGGGATTATGCCACACCTATTCGGAATCCCGAAATGCGTGCAGAGATGATCAATAGCATCTTGTTGCCTTGCAAGACTTGCTTCAATACTTTGTAATCTTCCTTCCATATAAATCCTCATGGTTTGAAGTTCCCCCAAAATGTTCTTCATGGTGTATGTTCGTGGCAGTTGAGCTTGGCTATCCTTCTTTGTCTTGTCACCCGGCCAATTCAGTGAGTGTTTCTGCTCCACAAATGCAGTGCTAAAATCCCTGTAAAACAAACATATACAGATCAGATGATCGGGTAGGTTGGCCATCGTGAATAATTTTATCAAAGTCCCCTCCCTTTTTTTCCCCCTCTAACCCTCTTTCTAAATAGTGATTGTTTTTGTAATATATAACTGATTTATCTTTTGAACTATAAGTATTAAACACTCTCACAATATTAGCAAAATATTCTCTAAGCCTGCTCTCAAAACGCCTCTATCATTTCACACCACCTTATTCTATCCCACAAAAACCAAAATATATCACTATATTAAGACTTTGAAACTATTTTGTTATCCAAAAGAGAACTAGGAACTCAATGCCCCAATCTCGCTCCTATTCACATAACCTGAATTCTGATCCCCGAATCCACCCAACCCACAAAAGCGACCTAATTTCCAACTGGAACCTTCATGCTTCAATTACTATTCTATAGAATACAATTTGAGTGAGAGAAAGCAAGTTTACTTGGGTGTTACAATAAAGGCACTGTGCAGACAATCAGGATCCTTGGGATTGGCGAGGTGCCTGGTGTAGACTTGATTCACAGAAACATCAACAACAGATAGGAATCTTTGGTCCTCTTGTGTCCAGGCTAGGGTAAATACCAATATCCAAAGGAGAGGTTCTAGACCAGCATGACGCCTTAATTGTGTGCTCCCAATGATGAGAGCACATACCATGCCATTGCCAAGGTCAACACATTTCATGCTTGGGGAATACCACCAAACTTTGGACTGTTGGACTTGGATCTCATTAGAACACTCGTCAAGCGATTGACAGCAACGGACAAGGTTAGTTTGCTTATCAAGCAGCAGAGCATATAGTTTGATGTTAAAATATTCCCCTGCTCTAATGTTTTCCCCCCTAAATGTAAGTGCCACACTGCAATTATTGCCTACATCTGGAACTGAGACAGTACTCATTGAATCAAAACCAAATGAGCTTAACTGGAAGTAGGTGTCCTTGTCCTCCACTTTCTCCCAGACGTCACTTTGGGGGTCATAGACAACTATTTCTTCTTTTCCAGGTTGATATGCAAGCAGGAAAAGCTTGTCATCAGAAGCGAACCATTGACACCAAGGAGATTTAAGAACACCAGCGCGCCTGAGTGTTGGATCAACAGGAGAAAGTGGGGGAGCGGGCAAGGAACCCCATGTCCCGGATTTAAGAACCCAAAAACCTACACTGGGCACGCGTGCAAACAAGTAAATGTTGCCTCTAATATTTGCAACGAAATAAGGATCGGAATGAGGTCTCGGTGGTGGAGGCATGAAGTCAGGCTCTGATATCCGCAGCTTGCTGTTGTGGCAGTGGAGTTCCCAGGATTCACCACGGCCCAGTAAGAAAGGTTTGTTAGAATGATGGAAAGCGCGCATGTGTTGCATTCCAAAATTTGATTGGGCACAAATGGACGCAGGAAGAACAGGGGGGGAATGCGAGTTATCGATCTCGTTCTTCCCTAATCGAAGCAATTCTGCAACAGAGAAAGCAAATGCATCTTTTTCCGAAACTGCGTATAATAATGACTCCATCTCCAACCGATACAAGAGACGATTGATGGCTATGGCTGACTGTTTCGCAATCGGACGTAAGGTTAGGTTTCAGAATCTCTCTTCAAATTCCTAAAAAAACGAATGCCGTTTCAGAATTTCTAGCATGCGAGAACCGAACCGATTATTGAACCGGTCGAGTGACTGCGAGGAGGAGAAGCAGAAACAACGAGGAGGAGACGTATGGCGAGGAGGGGAGAAGCGGCGACGACCCACAGCGAAGCAACGACAGAGAGAGATCGAACAGAGAGGGCGAcagaaagagagaaggaagagaaggGCTCGGCGATTTGGGCTCTGAAGTGGGATGGTGGGTGGTGGCTGCTCTTCTCGCCTCTGAGTGAGAGGGATAGAGAAAGGAGTGGGGTGGGTACTGGGTACTGCTGGCAATGGATTTGACTCATCTAAAGTTGTTCATTtactttaaagaaaaaaaagtaacatAATCTAAATACTTAATAATATAAATAGTTCTGATTTTCTgagataaataaatgtattaaatGTAGACTGTTTAATAgaatttgttaaaaatattgcaATAACTTTTAAGATTgtgtaattttttctttttatttatcttctttatcttttatttagttttttctttctttttttcaacaaaaaaaatattttcattctATCATTTAGTTATTATATTTTCTTTAACCATTCCcacatttaaatttaaattataacatTAGACATGAAACAAGCGTCATAAacacataaaaatataaattaattaatttaatgtaTATCAATATCAATTTATTAGAGATCTATTAAACCAACATCATATCATTAATTACTCTAAACATTCCTTAATTTGTTACATTCTTATTTCAAgtataaacaaaaaatattgagTACATTTATATAAAAAAGATTGAGTACATTTATATgagtatttttttatattaaaataaaaaataaaaaaatatttcttgatccattttaaattaatttattttatactttttatcagatttttcaaaaaattgttcaagatttaaaaaagatgaaaaattatTAGTGATCACTGTTAATCTTTTTCATGACAAAACTTTAAATGAAAGTTAcagaagacaaaaataaaaaagaaaaagataaccaAAACAACATCAATATCATGGAAGAACAtgataataaaacataaaaagaaaagtaaatgttgTGAAATAAtagaattgaaatttttttttttttttgaagaaaaagaaagaaaaaactaaataaaagagagagaagataaataaaaagaacaaattaCGCAGTCTTGGAAGTTGCTGCAGTTGTCGCACGATTTTCAACTAATTCTATTAAAGAGTCTAcatttaatgtatttatttatcTAAGAGAATCAAAAGCATTTATATTATTAAGGGTTTAGATTGCGTTACTTTTTCCTCTAAAGTAAATGAACAACTTCAGATGAGACAAATCCGCTGGCAATATATACGGGGTATTTAACCCGGACTAATTCGTTCGGATTTTCTATATACGGATTTAAGGTATATTCTATCATATTTTATCTGCatttctaatatatatataagttatgTATGTAGTGAAAAAAGTGAGCGTTGAATtcacaatttttcttttataaaaatttgaaataaccACTAAATTAATTGATGGtcatattatttataattttatgttggattttttaagattttattgtttttaattttaatttaaacttagttttttattttctattttattaatatgtataaaatttgtaatggttgaattttatatttacttaaaaatattttatttttctacagATACAGTCGGATAGAATAGGGTTTAGAATATTAGGATGCGACAGAATTAGGATTGAGAGATTTTCAACCCACAAGTAAAGTaggataaaattttaaaagaattttCAACCTGTGAATAAGATTAAGGTagagtccaaaccctaccctaccctatcctacccATTGCCAATTTTAACTTGTGAAAGAGTGaattatacttttaaaaaatcgaATCGGTTTAGTTGATTTATCAGTTAATTGTCGATTcgactaattttttaattaattttttgtagAATAATTTTGTAAGTTAATCGgatcaataaaaaaatcaattttcgaTTAATCCAGTTAAACAGATTAATTCAATCCGATTTTTAAAACCTTGGTTCTTagcataacaaattaaaaaaaaataaacagaatttGAAAGCTTTCTGACCGAAACAAATATGAAAAAAGTTTTGTTTCTCAAGATACGCATGACAGAAAAGCATTACAAAAATCTGATGTAACTAGCTATCAACTATACTATAGTTCATCCTTTAttcaattattatttattataattattatttttctttagatattatgttttaaatattttttcatgtatttaaaatttaaaattagatttaacaaaataaaaataacaaatcaaaattaaactctaactaaattaaaattaaaataatactattaaaatcaatatttttgtttttaagacTGATATATATCATTTTTTAGTTCTAATTAACAAGAGTAATGAACACAAGCcaatgccaatgagttatagctcaaatggcatagtctttccatacttaattaaaaggttgtgggttcgagtctcttatctttggtaaaaaaaaatgaacacaaaccaatgagttataactcaaactccatactcaattaagaggttgcgggttcgagtctcttatctttgataaaaaaaaaaattaatgaacacaattatttttggatgaatttcagatgtATNNNNNNNNNNNNNNNNNNNNNNNNNNNNNNNNNNNNNNNNNNNNNNNNNNNNNNNNNNNNNNNNNNNNNNNNNNNNNNNNNNNNNNNNNNNNNNNNNNNNNNNNNNNNNNNNNNNNNNNNNNNNNNNNNNNNNNNNNNNNNNNNNNNNNNNNNNNNNNNNNNNNNNNNNNNNNNNNNNNNNNNNNNNNNNNNNNNNNNNNNNAGAAAAAATATAAACACGAATTTTAGACGTATActcaaaatattttgtatattatcttattattttaatttagatgTATTAAAAAAtcatttatgttaaaaaaaatataaacacaaatttaaataaattttagatGTGTACTAAAAGAATTTTATGTgttatcttattattttagatGTATCATGAACgtatgtaaaataataaaaaaaactatccAAAAAATAATCAcgcgaaaaaaagagaaaaaataatgttaaaacacaagtttatagaactaaaatataattgaataagaaaaaaaagatgtgATACTTTTTAATTGATAAGTTAATtttgttatttgttattttaaataTGTTATAAGTACACTTAAAATATTACATTAAATATTCACAATAcatctaaaataatatatttatgcacaaaataaattataaacacatctaaaattaaaacTACATCTCAAAatgtatatataaaattaaactaaatttattgaaatagaatgaaaatagaaaataatttatTCATTTTTTGAGAGAACTTACCCTTTTGATATCGTCGCCTTCGCTCGTCGCAGCTTGAAGGTCGCTGCCTCCAACTTGATCTTCGTGGCCGCTGCAGCAGCATTTTCTACTATTTTCGTCGCAGCTCTTCCGTCAACATCTTTAACTTTGATCAATAATAGTTAgaataaattactatttgtaTTCATAAAAGATACAAACGTTGACAAATgtatccatataagaataaaacgacaattatatTTACAGAAGATAGTTTTCGTGTGCCAAGAATACTCTAACAGACTAATTGTGTAATCCACGTCCGGGTACTCTTGACACACGGAAGCCATCTTTcgtgtcgttttattcttatatgagtATATTTGTCAGCATCtatatcttttatgggtacaaatagtaatttattcTGATAGTTATTTATTTGCACCAAAAACTATGatgttttgtttaattatttttgttcggtttttctttaatttactattttattattccgttaattatttaaaaaatacttttttttggtgtttttgaagtttttttttttactgaaatAGTTGTAATAATGATGAAATTGACAGTGGTTCCAGTGGTTCCNNNNNNNNNNNNNNNNNNNNNNNNNNNNNNNNNNNNNNNNNNNNNNNNNNNNNNNNNNNNNNNNNNNNNNNNNNNNNNNNNNNNNNNNNNNNNNNNNNNNNNNNNNNNNNNNNNNNNNNNNNNNNNNNNNNNNNNNNNNNNNNNNNNNNNNNNNNNNNNNNNNNNNNNNNNNNNNNNNNNNNNNNNNNNNNNNNNNNNNNNNNNNNNNNNNNNNNNNNNNNNNNNNNNNNNNNNNNNNNAGTGGTTCCTTTAAAATAGAAAacataattaattagttaattaaaaatttaatataatagaataattaaatttaaaagatgTTTAAAGGCTAAATTATTGTTGGATGAGTAACATTTTCGTATAAAAATAAGCAAGCCCAACTCAAGAGGAGCCCATGCGAAATTGATTTACGGTAGCACCTACGAAGTGGAATCTCAGAAATGGCAGTCATCCTatccaagaaaaaaaaaggaatgaCAGCCATGAAATAGCGTAGCCAGAAATCAACAATGGGAAAACCCAATTCATTGctaagattcatgaaatggggtGCAGGAAAAAAAAAGTTGAACCCAATTGATTGCTGGCCTATCATTTTTACAATTTTACTTTTGTGTTCATTTAAATCACTCctcattttaaattaaaaaaaaattcttcattattgcttttatttaatagaaaaaatttaattttaacaaaGAAGTTTTACACATATATCTAATCATATAACACCatattagcaaaaataattattttttatattgactgCATGACTGTTTTTCTAAAAAAACAGACGCGATTATACAATTATGTGAAATATTTTATACTcccaatacatcaaaattaaactcagaaAGAAAAAAGCTATGTTAAAAGATTGATGGACAATAATgtagaattttattttatataaattttatttctaaaagaaTATTCCTAagtaatttatttatttctttatatatttgtaattaaatttatcaTCTTATTATGTTATAAAATAAAGTGTAAATTTtactaaaagtaaaaatatactatataattataaaatgataaaatcttaaataaatatattaaatatgaaTTACAaagttatttttcaattttgacaCAAAATATTTAACAATGTTAGTAGATCTGTTCAATTCAAGTAGAATTATTTATTGTAAGATGTtatttataattgaaaaatattatttgtacaatAAAATTCAGTCTTTGGTTAGCCTTTAATATTAGTT carries:
- the LOC107643272 gene encoding uncharacterized protein LOC107643272 isoform X2 translates to MESLLYAVSEKDAFAFSVAELLRLGKNEIDNSHSPPVLPASICAQSNFGMQHMRAFHHSNKPFLLGRGESWELHCHNSKLRISEPDFMPPPPRPHSDPYFVANIRGNIYLFARVPSVGFWVLKSGTWGSLPAPPLSPVDPTLRRAGVLKSPWCQWFASDDKLFLLAYQPGKEEIVVYDPQSDVWEKVEDKDTYFQLSSFGFDSMSTVSVPDVGNNCSVALTFRGENIRAGEYFNIKLYALLLDKQTNLVRCCQSLDECSNEIQVQQSKVWWYSPSMKCVDLGNGMVCALIIGSTQLRRHAGLEPLLWILVFTLAWTQEDQRFLSVVDVSVNQVYTRHLANPKDPDCLHSAFIVTPKDFSTAFVEQKHSLNWPGDKTKKDSQAQLPRTYTMKNILGELQTMRIYMEGRLQSIEASLARQQDAIDHLCTHFGIPNRCGIIPHPRTSQGDEQ
- the LOC107643272 gene encoding uncharacterized protein LOC107643272 isoform X1; translated protein: MESLLYAVSEKDAFAFSVAELLRLGKNEIDNSHSPPVLPASICAQSNFGMQHMRAFHHSNKPFLLGRGESWELHCHNSKLRISEPDFMPPPPRPHSDPYFVANIRGNIYLFARVPSVGFWVLKSGTWGSLPAPPLSPVDPTLRRAGVLKSPWCQWFASDDKLFLLAYQPGKEEIVVYDPQSDVWEKVEDKDTYFQLSSFGFDSMSTVSVPDVGNNCSVALTFRGENIRAGEYFNIKLYALLLDKQTNLVRCCQSLDECSNEIQVQQSKVWWYSPSMKCVDLGNGMVCALIIGSTQLRRHAGLEPLLWILVFTLAWTQEDQRFLSVVDVSVNQVYTRHLANPKDPDCLHSAFIVTPKDFSTAFVEQKHSLNWPGDKTKKDSQAQLPRTYTMKNILGELQTMRIYMEGRLQSIEASLARQQDAIDHLCTHFGIPNRCGIIPHPRTSQEEELHYSNLIVVCVSD